Within Marmota flaviventris isolate mMarFla1 chromosome 13, mMarFla1.hap1, whole genome shotgun sequence, the genomic segment TCACCTCTTGACAGAGAGAAGGACACTGCTTCCTGACCAGCAAACAGCCCCCAACCTGGATGGAGTGAAAGATGCGGCCTGATGACATCAATCCCAGGACTGGGCTGGTGGTGGCCCTGGTCAGCGTCTTCCTGGTCTTTGGTTTCATGTTCACTGTCTCTGGGATGAAGGGAGAGACTCTAGGAAACATCCCCCTCCTGGCCATCGGACCAGCCATCTGCCTACCAGGCATCGCAGCCATTGCTCTGGCAAGGAAAACCGAGGGATGTACCAAATGGCCTGAGAATGAGCTGCTGTGGGTCCGCAAATTGCCCTGCTTCCGGAAACCCAAGGACAAGGAGGTGGTGGAACTGCTGAGGACCCCTTCAGACCTGGAGTCGGGCAAAGGGAGCTCAGATGAGCTGGCTAAGAAGGCAGGCCTCAGGGGGAAGCCGCTCCCACAGGGCCCGGGTGAGGTTCCTATGGCTAGCTCCATCACCACCCCAACACCCACGGAGGAAGGAGAATGCCAGAGCCTGGTCCATAGTGGGCATCAGGAGGAGACATCCAGATACCTTGATGGCTACTGTCCTTCAGGCAGTTCCCTCACCCACAGTGCCTTGGAAGCCAAGTGCTCAGCCTGGGACAAATCTGAATGCCCTGAGCCTGAGGACAGCATCTTCTTTGTGCCCCAGGACAGTATCATTGTCTGCTCCTACAAGCAGAACAGCCCCTATGACAGATACTGTTGTTACATCAATCAGAGCCAAGGCAGGTGGGACCACGAGACCATAGTCTAAGCTTTGCATACAAGGGTCCCTGTGCTGATAGAAACATGACTACACCCCGCTTCCAATGGAGGGAGATTGCTCTGCTCCAACAGTCTTCACACTGTTAAAAATCAACATGGTATGTGATGGTTGTACAGACCTCTGGTGCCTGAGAGTCCTGTAAATAGGCATGTTGGGGACAAAATTTTAGGAAAGGGTAATGAGGATTAAGGACACTAGAAGAGGCAGTGGGTAGGAAAGGAAGTAGTTCCAattgcttctttaaaattttttaaatgttgaatgttttgtAAAATAACCCCAAAAGTGCTTTCAGCTGAAAAGTGCTTTCATGCTGAAAGCAAGATAAACCTGGAGTGGGTCACAGATGCCAGTCATCAAATGATGTGTGGACTATCCACAGGGAAACTAAGTTGCTTTATGTctgaaaaaattgaaagaaaaaaaaagtagtgctCTAATATGTGAAATGATTTTTGTCTGGCAAAAAGCTTTTCACACTTGGTaattgatgaaagaaaaaaaaatcaagatagaaTAGTTAAAACCTCCTTAGACCAGATAGTTTTTGGAGATAGGAGagttaaaaacaattaaattttgtAATTAAGTTGTATGGCATTATTCTTTGACAAGATCATGGTTTCAAATAAAGTAAGGTGACAAGTCataggaaaaacaatatttttagatGGCTATGTTACATCTTAAACTCTTCATTTAAATTGAACTTGTGTCtttatctgacttttttttaacaattactATCAGTCATGCATAATTTCCTTACCAGGTACAAAGGacttttatgtaatattttcatagattagaatttgttttcataaaaacaaaacaaattttacatatatagcCAAGTGTCTTTAACATTTCTGGGAGACATGTACTGCTAATTactatatgctttttaaaatctgaaaactaCAAAGTCCATATATTAGTTTTGAACATGATACAAAATTTGTATAAAATGCAATGGTTGAATCTGTGgaaatggtttttgtttgtttgtttgtttttgtgtttcacATTTGCTCAACAACCCCATAGTCATAGATAGGCCAATGAAACAAGAATTAATGTTCTAGATTTAACCAAAGCCCAGATTTTTTTAAGTTCACCATACTAGTGAACTTTTACATGATAAAATCCCttcatttcatacatttttttcagcagctaaggaaaaaaagtgataatggtatccccaaatttctttcctttttctcttgctCAACTACAGTAGGTAAAAAGGAATATCAACTAGAATACAATTTGATCCCTATTGTAGAAGAATCTTGAATTATATACAGGAATGGTGATAGATTTTATCTTAAAGATCAGGATTATTCTATAGTCATCAAAGAATGATGATTTCAAGTAATCCAATCATTTTAGTCACTTTCTCACAAAAGGTGAATTGAGGACAAAAATTGGGGGCTTATCTCTTTCATGTATTTCAAGTCCAACTCTGTAATTCTTAAGGATAGCAATTGTTCTGTCAAGAATCATCCtcctaaaaaaaatcacaattttcagatcaagttcaagatcaaaagcatatgatttttttttaagtagggtTTAAATGTTAGAAATTTAGATGTGTGATCCTGggaaatttttttatcttttcacacACCTCAATTTCCTACTCTATCAAAGGAGAGGGGAATGGATCTGATTTATACTAAATTGTTTCTATCACTCATTCCCAGTTTGAATATTCTATGCTACTACATCAAAGGCACTTTATATGTTGCCAGTAAATGAGTTACAGCAAGATGCATGCCAAAGTTATGCAATTCATGATCAAAATTATGCAACAATGATTGAATTGCTACTACTCAAAAGAATTTTGCAGATGTATGAAACAGATGTGTTTTATTACCAAATATTATATCAATACATGCCTGGGAATAAAATTGAAGATGgtaggaataaaatattttaggagttttttaaaatgttgttgtAGCCCAAAGTAAAGTAATCTAATACACAGTCTTGCACTAAATGTAATTGGTTTGGATTTGGGATGGGGACAGATGGTTGCCCCAAATCACAGTACCTTTTAATTCTAATGCATTTTGAAGCAGGAAATAATAtttctatagagaaaaaaattattagataaCTCTTAGGAACAAAACTTTTTCTAATGTGTTTGCCACTGTTGATATCTTTAAAAGTGAGAAGACAATGAGAGATATTTACAAAGACTCAGCAGATCTTACATAGGTATGAAAGGAAATGCTTATAGTATCAGGTATGGTTTGGGATTtggaaaaaagttattttctaatCTCTTGGAACAAGCTtaaactcactctctctctctctctctctctctctctctctgtctctctctctccctccctccctctccctctccctctccctctccctctctcagacacacacacacacacatacacccacacacacacagtttcttCTTCTACCTATGTAAAATACTGAAGGTATCTTAAGTGTGCATTTGAGGGAATATTTTCTTGTACTAAAAGAATTATTTGCAAATGTTGGGCTGGGAGGTTTAATTTGTTTaccagaaaagaataaaatatgcgATTGTGTCATGTGTGAATTTTTCTTAACATCTTATATTAAGCAACTCCCTCGCATATGCAGCAAGGTAGCCAAGTACCCCAAATCGACATTTATAAGTACTATTCAGGATAAAACTGTTGTTCTTTTGAACAGAggtagaagaaaaggagaaaatggaatttCCACCCTTTAGAGGAAAAGAGAGTAGTTCATTCTAGTCAACAGTTCTAgaacatattaatattaatataatggaCAAGAGGACAGTTCCTGGTAGTCTTTAAGAATATCCAAGCAGATATAAATTTAAGCAGGCAGTAAGTTCCTTTATTTTGCTATTAATTCAAATACTCATTTCTACTTGATTTTGAAtaggcattttatttttgaaattctg encodes:
- the Tmem215 gene encoding transmembrane protein 215 produces the protein MRPDDINPRTGLVVALVSVFLVFGFMFTVSGMKGETLGNIPLLAIGPAICLPGIAAIALARKTEGCTKWPENELLWVRKLPCFRKPKDKEVVELLRTPSDLESGKGSSDELAKKAGLRGKPLPQGPGEVPMASSITTPTPTEEGECQSLVHSGHQEETSRYLDGYCPSGSSLTHSALEAKCSAWDKSECPEPEDSIFFVPQDSIIVCSYKQNSPYDRYCCYINQSQGRWDHETIV